In Motacilla alba alba isolate MOTALB_02 chromosome 21, Motacilla_alba_V1.0_pri, whole genome shotgun sequence, the following are encoded in one genomic region:
- the TNFRSF9 gene encoding tumor necrosis factor receptor superfamily member 9 isoform X2 produces MAPGRALLPAALLALALSPGPAAALPCGAGCPAGTFVASADCGRGAGASCRPCPAGTFSSAAGRGGCRMCRQCEGLFQYLKNCSSTSDAECTCKQGYRCGSAGCTYCTRSCGVGQENTRNGCQTCRYGTFNDQPNGSCKNWTICSGNQVLEPGTPAKDVICKHASVNSTLVTTLPTTSLEIPFSITVPGCSDRHNQDFARCGWAVVLSVSAAFVHLLQCLAEKEATRCLQENAHT; encoded by the exons ATGGCTccgggccgggcgctgctgCCCGCGGCGCTGCTGGCGCTGGCGCTGAGcccgggccccgcggccgcgctgccctGCGGCGCTGGCTGCCCGGCGG GTACGTTCGTAGCGAGCGCCGACTGCGGACGGGGAGCGGGCGCGTCctgccggccctgcccggccggcACCTTCTCCAGCGCGGCGGGACGCGGCGGCTGCAGAATGTGTCGGCAGTGCGAAG GACTGTTTCAGTATTTGAAAAACTGTTCCTCAACGAGTGATGCTGAATGCACGTGCAAGCAGGGCTATCGCTGCGGCAGCGCTGGCTGCACCTACTGCACCCGAAGCTGTGGCGTGGGCCAGGAGAACACCAGGAACG GTTGCCAGACTTGCCGCTATGGAACCTTTAACGATCAGCCCAATGGCTCCTGTAAAAACTGGACAAT ATGCTCTGGAAACCAAGTCCTGGAGCCTGGAACTCCAGCAAAAGATGTCATTTGCAAACATGCTTCAGTTAATTCCACTTTAGTCACTACTCTACCTACAACATCTCTCGAAATTCCATTTTCTATCACTGTGCCAG GATGTTCAGACAGACACAATCAGGATTTCGCTCGCTGTGGCTGGGCTGTCGTGCTTAgtgtttctgctgcctttgtgcATCTGCTTCAGTGTCTGGCAGAAAAAGAAGCTACACGCTGTCTTCAAGAAAA tgcacaCACCTGA
- the TNFRSF9 gene encoding tumor necrosis factor receptor superfamily member 9 isoform X1, which produces MAPGRALLPAALLALALSPGPAAALPCGAGCPAGTFVASADCGRGAGASCRPCPAGTFSSAAGRGGCRMCRQCEGLFQYLKNCSSTSDAECTCKQGYRCGSAGCTYCTRSCGVGQENTRNGCQTCRYGTFNDQPNGSCKNWTICSGNQVLEPGTPAKDVICKHASVNSTLVTTLPTTSLEIPFSITVPGKDVQTDTIRISLAVAGLSCLVFLLPLCICFSVWQKKKLHAVFKKMHTPEQSVQEDDACSCRFPEEEQGEYQNPGKPSELRDLLVN; this is translated from the exons ATGGCTccgggccgggcgctgctgCCCGCGGCGCTGCTGGCGCTGGCGCTGAGcccgggccccgcggccgcgctgccctGCGGCGCTGGCTGCCCGGCGG GTACGTTCGTAGCGAGCGCCGACTGCGGACGGGGAGCGGGCGCGTCctgccggccctgcccggccggcACCTTCTCCAGCGCGGCGGGACGCGGCGGCTGCAGAATGTGTCGGCAGTGCGAAG GACTGTTTCAGTATTTGAAAAACTGTTCCTCAACGAGTGATGCTGAATGCACGTGCAAGCAGGGCTATCGCTGCGGCAGCGCTGGCTGCACCTACTGCACCCGAAGCTGTGGCGTGGGCCAGGAGAACACCAGGAACG GTTGCCAGACTTGCCGCTATGGAACCTTTAACGATCAGCCCAATGGCTCCTGTAAAAACTGGACAAT ATGCTCTGGAAACCAAGTCCTGGAGCCTGGAACTCCAGCAAAAGATGTCATTTGCAAACATGCTTCAGTTAATTCCACTTTAGTCACTACTCTACCTACAACATCTCTCGAAATTCCATTTTCTATCACTGTGCCAG GGAAGGATGTTCAGACAGACACAATCAGGATTTCGCTCGCTGTGGCTGGGCTGTCGTGCTTAgtgtttctgctgcctttgtgcATCTGCTTCAGTGTCTGGCAGAAAAAGAAGCTACACGCTGTCTTCAAGAAAA tgcacaCACCTGAACAGTCAGTTCAGGAAGATGATGCCTGCAGCTGCCGCTTCCCTGAGGAAGAACAAGGTGAATATCAGAATCCTGGCAAACCTTCAGAATTGAGAGATCTTCTGGTGAACTAG